The following are encoded together in the Bacillus sp. V2I10 genome:
- the trpS gene encoding tryptophan--tRNA ligase, with amino-acid sequence MKTIFSGIQPSGHVTLGNYIGALKQFIDLQHDYDCYFCIVDQHAITVPQDRLQLRKNIRSLAALYLAIGIDPEKATLFVQSEVPAHAQAGWMLQCVAYIGELERMTQFKDKSTGKEAVTAGLLTYPPLMAADILLYKTDIVPVGEDQKQHLELTRDLAERFNKKYNDIFTIPEVRIPKVGARVMSLADPLKKMSKSDSNLKSFITLLDEPKIIEKKIKSAVTDSEGIVKYDKENKPGVSNLLSIYSILSGESIADLEKKYEGKGYGDFKNDTAAAVIEVLKPIQEKYHALLESEELDQILDRGAERANAAANKMIKKMENAMGLGRKR; translated from the coding sequence ATGAAAACCATTTTTTCGGGCATTCAGCCCTCAGGACACGTTACATTAGGAAATTATATCGGGGCACTGAAGCAATTTATTGATCTGCAGCATGATTACGATTGCTACTTTTGCATCGTCGATCAGCATGCTATAACTGTCCCTCAGGATCGCCTCCAGCTGCGCAAAAATATCCGCAGTCTTGCAGCACTTTACCTCGCGATCGGCATCGATCCTGAAAAAGCAACATTATTTGTTCAGTCTGAAGTTCCGGCGCACGCTCAGGCAGGATGGATGCTTCAATGTGTTGCATATATCGGGGAGCTTGAGAGAATGACGCAATTTAAGGATAAATCTACGGGAAAAGAAGCTGTTACTGCTGGATTATTAACCTATCCTCCACTAATGGCTGCCGACATTCTACTATATAAAACGGACATCGTTCCTGTCGGAGAAGATCAAAAACAGCATTTAGAGCTTACACGTGATCTGGCAGAGCGCTTTAACAAGAAGTATAACGACATCTTTACAATCCCTGAGGTCCGAATTCCAAAAGTCGGCGCTAGAGTCATGTCGCTTGCAGATCCTCTGAAAAAGATGAGCAAATCAGATTCGAACTTAAAATCGTTTATTACTCTCTTAGACGAACCTAAGATAATTGAAAAGAAAATCAAGAGCGCAGTAACTGATTCAGAAGGAATTGTAAAATACGATAAAGAAAACAAGCCGGGTGTTTCGAATCTTCTATCTATCTATTCTATTCTCTCTGGAGAATCAATTGCTGATTTAGAGAAAAAATATGAAGGCAAAGGCTACGGGGATTTCAAGAACGATACAGCAGCTGCTGTGATTGAAGTGCTGAAGCCAATTCAAGAAAAGTACCATGCTTTATTAGAGTCAGAAGAATTGGATCAAATTTTAGACCGCGGTGCAGAAAGAGCAAATGCTGCAGCGAATAAAATGATTAAAAAAATGGAAAACGCAATGGGACTTGGCAGAAAAAGATAG
- a CDS encoding DUF3899 domain-containing protein: MKRNLFLSTFSVSFVLVFMLSLLLYGEITLLHYINISFYLSGILLFISMFLLVAEGGFFDGITQGFRRTFQSKGRDLKKEEVEEMRLFSELLSVEYMPFLLAGLLLAATMFTGLVFYYL; this comes from the coding sequence ATGAAACGCAATTTATTTTTATCAACGTTTTCCGTGTCGTTTGTTCTAGTCTTTATGCTTTCCCTTCTATTATATGGAGAAATTACGCTTCTTCACTATATCAATATTTCTTTTTATCTATCTGGAATCCTGCTCTTCATTTCGATGTTCCTGCTTGTAGCTGAAGGTGGATTTTTTGATGGAATTACCCAAGGCTTCAGAAGAACCTTTCAATCGAAAGGCAGAGATTTAAAAAAGGAAGAAGTGGAGGAAATGAGGCTGTTTTCTGAGCTGCTCAGCGTTGAATATATGCCATTCCTATTAGCAGGACTTCTTCTTGCCGCCACTATGTTTACAGGGTTGGTGTTCTATTACCTCTAA
- a CDS encoding ABC transporter ATP-binding protein, producing the protein MEKILEVKDLHISFHTFAGEVQAIRGVDFDLKKGETLAIVGESGSGKSVTTKSIMRLLPESNSEIKKGEILFNGKNLASLTDKQMQKIRGKDISMIFQDPMTSLNPTMIVGKQIMEPIVKHQNMSKAQAKERAIDLLRLVGIPKPELRFKQYPHQFSGGMRQRVVIAIALACNPKVLIADEPTTALDVTIQAQILELMKDLQKKIDTSIIFITHDLGVVANVADRVAVMYGGKIIEIGTVDEIFYNPQHPYTWGLISSMPSLDSQDQELYAIPGTPPNLLHPPKGDAFAPRNEYAMEIDLEEQPPMFKVSDTHYAATWLLHPDAPKVEPPAAVKLRQRKFPEMKEGK; encoded by the coding sequence ATGGAAAAAATATTAGAAGTAAAAGATTTGCATATTTCGTTCCACACGTTTGCAGGAGAAGTACAAGCCATTCGCGGTGTGGACTTTGACTTAAAAAAAGGGGAAACTCTGGCGATTGTAGGAGAATCAGGCTCTGGTAAATCGGTTACAACAAAGTCCATCATGCGATTATTGCCTGAGAGCAACTCTGAAATCAAAAAAGGGGAAATCCTCTTTAATGGAAAGAACTTAGCTTCATTAACGGATAAGCAAATGCAGAAGATCCGCGGCAAAGATATTTCGATGATCTTCCAGGATCCTATGACATCTTTAAATCCGACAATGATTGTTGGAAAGCAAATCATGGAACCGATTGTAAAGCACCAGAATATGAGCAAAGCACAGGCAAAGGAAAGAGCGATTGACCTTCTGCGCCTTGTTGGAATTCCAAAGCCTGAACTACGCTTCAAACAATATCCCCATCAGTTCTCGGGCGGTATGAGACAGAGGGTTGTTATTGCCATCGCGCTTGCATGTAATCCGAAAGTTTTAATTGCGGACGAGCCTACTACCGCTCTTGATGTTACGATTCAGGCGCAGATTCTTGAGCTAATGAAGGATCTGCAAAAGAAAATAGACACATCGATCATTTTCATTACCCACGATCTTGGAGTAGTTGCAAATGTAGCTGATCGTGTAGCGGTTATGTACGGAGGGAAAATTATCGAGATTGGAACAGTAGATGAGATTTTCTACAATCCGCAGCATCCGTATACTTGGGGCCTAATCAGTTCAATGCCGAGCCTTGATTCACAAGATCAGGAGCTGTATGCGATACCTGGAACGCCTCCAAACTTATTGCATCCTCCAAAAGGCGACGCTTTTGCACCGCGTAACGAATATGCTATGGAAATTGATTTAGAAGAACAGCCGCCAATGTTTAAAGTATCTGATACACATTATGCTGCAACTTGGCTGCTTCATCCTGATGCACCAAAGGTTGAACCGCCTGCAGCGGTAAAACTTCGTCAGCGCAAGTTCCCTGAAATGAAGGAGGGAAAGTAA
- a CDS encoding YjbA family protein: MLFLHDVWVNWFEGEENGYNVCHFHEWRKDDSVELLDQVPLFKVNSVLYHYIENDLSELPQGLLKDAFQKAYIRKNHERNQLDYCFVVTDGQGILAVDTIGYSIPVRKSRLIPRQEQLVYEMIKDVEAEEYLFEAESMEKEFHILSPSPSHMSGLTRKERQLKQLLFMALDQLQSTKNAAEVKYWYTEWNPTMYETIQDLSFEDVWRKLYDETVSGWSPKHMTLCEHLIKGQPFFEKLWEMEHESKVN; the protein is encoded by the coding sequence ATGTTGTTTCTTCATGATGTATGGGTGAACTGGTTTGAAGGAGAAGAAAACGGGTACAATGTGTGCCATTTTCATGAATGGAGAAAAGATGACAGTGTTGAGCTTTTGGACCAGGTTCCTCTATTTAAAGTAAACTCGGTCTTATACCATTATATTGAGAATGATCTGTCGGAGCTGCCGCAGGGACTGTTAAAAGATGCCTTTCAAAAAGCGTATATTCGCAAAAATCATGAGCGCAATCAGCTGGATTACTGTTTCGTCGTAACTGACGGACAGGGGATACTTGCAGTCGATACGATCGGCTACAGCATACCAGTCCGCAAAAGCCGGTTAATTCCGCGCCAGGAACAGCTTGTCTATGAAATGATTAAAGATGTTGAGGCAGAGGAATATTTGTTTGAGGCGGAATCGATGGAAAAGGAATTTCATATCCTGTCGCCAAGTCCGTCACATATGAGCGGTCTAACAAGAAAAGAACGCCAGTTAAAACAGCTGCTGTTTATGGCCCTGGATCAGCTGCAGTCAACAAAAAATGCTGCTGAGGTTAAATACTGGTACACAGAGTGGAATCCGACAATGTATGAAACGATTCAAGACCTGAGCTTTGAGGACGTATGGAGAAAGCTTTACGATGAAACGGTAAGCGGCTGGAGTCCCAAGCATATGACGCTATGTGAACATCTGATAAAAGGACAGCCTTTCTTTGAGAAGCTGTGGGAAATGGAACATGAATCAAAAGTGAATTAG
- a CDS encoding ABC transporter ATP-binding protein, producing the protein MKREKLLEVKNLKQHFNVGKVNEVKAVDNISFDIYKGETLGLVGESGCGKSTTGRSIIRLYDATDGEVKFNGVNVHGKKSKSELKTFNRKMQMIFQDPYASLNPRMKVSDVIAEGIDIHGLAKSDKERMERVYELLETVGLNREHANRFPHEFSGGQRQRIGIARALAVDPDFIIADEPISALDVSIQAQVVNLMKNLQKEKGLTYLFIAHDLSMVKYISDRIGVMYFGKLVELADAEELYNNPIHPYTQALLSAIPLPDPDYERTRVRKKYDPAQHQYTEGDEPQFREVKPGHFVMCSEAEFKQYKTLYAK; encoded by the coding sequence ATGAAAAGAGAAAAACTTCTTGAGGTTAAAAACCTAAAACAGCACTTTAATGTAGGGAAAGTAAATGAAGTAAAAGCAGTTGATAATATTTCATTTGATATCTATAAAGGTGAGACACTTGGCCTTGTTGGTGAATCAGGCTGCGGAAAGTCTACGACGGGCCGTTCGATTATCCGTTTATACGACGCGACAGACGGTGAAGTAAAGTTTAATGGCGTAAATGTTCACGGAAAAAAATCCAAAAGCGAGCTGAAAACTTTTAATCGCAAAATGCAGATGATTTTCCAAGATCCATACGCTTCCTTAAACCCGCGCATGAAAGTATCTGACGTTATTGCCGAGGGAATAGATATCCATGGTCTGGCAAAGTCCGATAAAGAGCGGATGGAAAGAGTGTACGAGCTTCTTGAAACAGTAGGTCTGAACCGTGAGCATGCAAACCGTTTTCCTCATGAATTCAGCGGCGGACAGCGCCAGCGTATCGGAATCGCGCGTGCACTTGCAGTAGATCCGGACTTCATTATTGCAGATGAGCCAATCTCTGCTTTAGATGTATCGATTCAGGCACAAGTAGTAAACTTAATGAAGAATCTGCAAAAAGAAAAAGGACTTACGTATCTATTTATTGCGCATGACCTTTCAATGGTAAAATACATCAGCGACCGCATCGGTGTAATGTATTTCGGCAAGCTGGTTGAGCTTGCAGACGCAGAAGAGCTTTATAACAATCCGATTCATCCGTATACTCAAGCTTTGCTTTCTGCTATACCGCTTCCGGACCCTGATTATGAGCGCACTCGTGTAAGAAAGAAATACGACCCGGCTCAGCATCAGTATACAGAAGGAGATGAGCCGCAGTTCCGCGAAGTAAAACCAGGCCATTTCGTGATGTGTTCAGAAGCTGAATTCAAGCAGTACAAAACTTTATATGCAAAATAA
- the opp3C gene encoding oligopeptide ABC transporter permease — MAQKEINKELFQPAKIDSSKSEEINKPSLNYWQDAWLRVRKNKAAVFSLIVIVLLTLLAFIGPAVSGYDSARQKATHANLPPRIQGLENISWLPFDGTRTLNNGEEIKIYEQKQIKEYYWLGTDNLGRDQFTRIWKGTQISLYIAFLAAFIDMIIGVAYGAISGYFGGRIDNVMQRIIEVLMGIPNLVVVILMILILKPGIISITVALTITGWVGMARVVRAQVLKLKNQEFVLASRTLGASHGKIIFKHLIPNLVGVIIINTMFTIPNAIFFEAFLSFIGLGLQDPLASLGTLIDEGFKSMRAFPYQMIYPAIVISVIMIAFNMIADGLRDALDPKMRD; from the coding sequence ATGGCACAAAAAGAAATCAACAAAGAATTATTTCAACCCGCTAAAATTGATTCTTCAAAGAGTGAAGAAATAAATAAGCCGAGTCTCAATTATTGGCAGGATGCATGGCTTCGAGTAAGAAAGAATAAAGCTGCCGTTTTCAGTTTAATTGTCATTGTGCTCTTAACTCTTTTAGCATTTATCGGGCCGGCTGTAAGCGGATACGACTCAGCCCGTCAAAAAGCAACACATGCTAATTTGCCTCCTCGTATTCAAGGTCTTGAAAACATCAGCTGGCTGCCTTTTGATGGTACAAGAACTCTTAATAATGGTGAAGAAATAAAGATTTATGAACAGAAACAAATTAAAGAATATTACTGGCTTGGAACAGATAACCTGGGCCGTGATCAGTTTACCCGCATCTGGAAAGGGACACAAATCTCTCTATATATTGCCTTTTTAGCTGCATTCATCGATATGATCATCGGTGTAGCTTACGGTGCAATCTCCGGTTACTTTGGAGGACGCATTGATAACGTCATGCAGCGTATCATCGAAGTTCTGATGGGGATACCGAACCTTGTTGTCGTTATACTCATGATTTTAATTTTAAAACCTGGTATTATCTCCATCACAGTTGCGTTAACCATAACTGGCTGGGTTGGAATGGCCAGGGTCGTTCGTGCACAAGTTCTTAAACTTAAGAATCAGGAATTCGTACTGGCATCAAGAACACTTGGTGCAAGTCACGGAAAAATTATCTTTAAACATCTCATTCCGAACTTAGTTGGGGTTATAATCATCAATACAATGTTTACCATACCGAATGCTATTTTCTTCGAGGCGTTCTTAAGCTTCATCGGACTTGGATTACAGGATCCTCTTGCCTCTCTAGGAACGTTAATTGATGAAGGGTTTAAATCAATGAGAGCATTCCCTTATCAAATGATTTACCCGGCGATCGTAATCAGTGTCATTATGATTGCATTTAACATGATTGCAGATGGACTGCGCGATGCGCTGGATCCTAAGATGAGAGACTAG
- the opp4C gene encoding oligopeptide ABC transporter permease has translation MAQTNLTPETSNQLAVHGNLKANPDTLTKIFFRKFYKNKLAVFGAIFLFLVISAAIFAPVLAPYSPESQDLMKKLVPPGGENILGTDRFGRDLLTRLLYGAQVSLLVGFASVLGSITIGTVIGAIAGYFGGIVDSILMRFVDIVLSIPQIFLLITLVTIFNPGVDKLIIIFAVLGWTTTARLVRGEFLSLRTREFVLASKTIGTKSFKIIFSHILPNAIGPIIVSATLSVGGVILAESTLSYLGLGIQPPVPSWGNMLQDAQNFTILLTAPWYPLFPGLLILFTVLAFNFVGDGLRDALDPKVNE, from the coding sequence ATGGCACAAACAAACCTAACACCGGAAACTTCTAATCAGCTGGCGGTTCATGGGAATTTAAAGGCGAACCCTGATACACTAACGAAAATATTTTTCAGGAAATTTTATAAAAATAAACTGGCCGTATTTGGAGCGATATTTCTTTTTCTTGTCATTTCCGCTGCAATTTTTGCACCAGTCCTTGCCCCATATTCTCCTGAAAGTCAGGATCTTATGAAAAAATTAGTCCCTCCAGGAGGAGAAAATATTCTTGGAACTGACCGTTTTGGCCGGGATTTGCTTACACGCTTGCTATATGGAGCACAAGTCTCGCTGCTGGTTGGATTTGCATCTGTTCTTGGTTCCATTACTATTGGAACTGTCATCGGTGCGATTGCCGGATATTTCGGGGGAATCGTTGATTCGATTTTAATGAGATTTGTAGATATCGTATTATCTATTCCGCAGATTTTCTTGCTTATTACACTAGTAACGATTTTTAATCCTGGTGTAGACAAGCTGATTATCATTTTTGCTGTACTGGGCTGGACAACAACAGCACGCCTTGTCCGAGGGGAGTTTTTATCTCTTCGTACCCGTGAGTTCGTGCTGGCATCTAAAACAATCGGAACCAAAAGCTTTAAAATTATTTTCTCGCATATCCTGCCAAATGCGATTGGACCGATCATAGTTTCAGCGACGTTATCTGTAGGCGGGGTTATCCTTGCTGAATCAACATTAAGCTATCTTGGACTTGGCATTCAGCCGCCTGTTCCAAGCTGGGGGAACATGCTTCAGGATGCGCAGAACTTTACAATTTTGCTGACAGCTCCGTGGTACCCGTTATTCCCGGGCTTATTGATCCTCTTTACAGTCCTTGCCTTTAACTTTGTAGGAGACGGGCTGCGGGATGCACTCGATCCAAAAGTGAATGAATAA
- a CDS encoding ABC transporter permease codes for MLTYIIRRTLMAIPLLLGITIISFAIIRLAPGDPTTLLMDPSISPADKAKFMEKYGLNDPVHIQYLKWLGSMVQGDFGTSLIRKGVPVSEMIMNRLPNTLLLMVVSTVLALVIAIPFGIISAARPYTKVDYTVSVTSFLGLATPNFWLGLILIMVFSVQLNWFPTGGTSTLNAEFSVWDRIHHLMLPAFVLASADMAGLTRYSRSSMFDVLKQDYMRTARAKGFRESKVIIKHGVRNGLIPIITIFGLMIPSFIGGAVVVEKIFSWPGIGLLFIDSAFQRDYPVIMALTVISAVFVVIGNLIADILYAIFDPRIEY; via the coding sequence GTGCTTACTTATATCATCCGCCGTACATTAATGGCTATTCCCTTATTATTAGGCATCACCATTATCTCTTTTGCGATCATACGACTAGCTCCAGGAGATCCTACAACCTTATTAATGGATCCATCAATAAGTCCTGCCGATAAAGCAAAATTTATGGAGAAATACGGATTAAATGATCCTGTGCACATCCAATATTTAAAATGGCTTGGAAGCATGGTGCAAGGAGATTTTGGCACATCATTGATCCGTAAAGGTGTACCTGTAAGTGAAATGATTATGAACCGTTTGCCAAACACTTTGCTGTTAATGGTTGTATCTACAGTACTGGCATTAGTGATTGCCATCCCGTTTGGAATCATTTCAGCAGCAAGACCATACACAAAAGTTGATTATACTGTTTCTGTCACTTCCTTTTTGGGACTTGCCACACCGAATTTCTGGCTCGGTTTAATCTTGATTATGGTATTTTCCGTTCAGCTTAATTGGTTCCCGACAGGAGGGACCTCCACCTTGAATGCCGAATTCAGCGTGTGGGACAGAATCCACCATCTCATGCTGCCTGCATTTGTATTAGCCTCCGCCGATATGGCTGGACTAACCAGGTATTCAAGGTCAAGTATGTTTGATGTCCTTAAGCAGGATTACATGAGAACCGCACGTGCAAAGGGCTTCAGAGAATCAAAGGTCATCATCAAGCATGGTGTCCGCAACGGGTTAATTCCGATTATCACGATTTTTGGATTAATGATCCCTTCTTTCATCGGCGGAGCCGTAGTCGTTGAGAAAATCTTCTCATGGCCTGGCATTGGTCTATTATTTATTGATTCAGCTTTCCAGCGTGATTATCCTGTCATTATGGCTTTAACTGTTATCTCTGCTGTATTTGTAGTCATCGGAAACTTAATTGCGGATATTCTTTACGCAATTTTTGATCCGAGAATTGAGTATTAG
- the opp3b gene encoding oligopeptide ABC transporter permease yields MVKYLGQRMIYMLITLILIASFTFFLMKLIPGTPFNNGKLSDAQVEIMKDKYGLDQPVPVQYFTYMTNLAKGDLGVSFQFDNTPVSELLAARIAPSAILGFQAMFVGTLFGIFLGIVGALRQNTWVDYGATFFAVIGKSIPSFVFAGLLQYYVGVKLGWLPVAFWRGPEYSILPTIALAMFPIAIAARFMRTEMIDVLNSDYITLAKAKGASYFEIAFKHALRNALIPVVTVLGPLAVGLMTGSLVIEKIFSVPGLGEQFVKSITVNDYPVIMGTTLLFAFLFVLIILVVDILYGIIDPRIRLAGGKK; encoded by the coding sequence ATGGTTAAATATTTGGGCCAACGTATGATTTACATGCTTATTACTCTTATATTAATTGCTTCATTTACATTTTTCCTTATGAAACTGATCCCCGGTACTCCATTTAATAACGGTAAGTTGTCAGATGCACAGGTGGAAATCATGAAAGACAAGTATGGGCTCGACCAGCCTGTACCCGTGCAGTATTTTACTTACATGACAAACTTGGCTAAAGGTGATCTTGGAGTATCATTCCAATTTGACAACACTCCGGTATCAGAGCTGCTTGCTGCTCGCATAGCCCCATCTGCTATCCTCGGATTTCAGGCAATGTTTGTAGGAACGTTATTCGGAATATTTCTTGGTATTGTCGGAGCACTGCGCCAAAACACTTGGGTAGATTACGGTGCAACATTCTTTGCTGTTATCGGTAAATCCATTCCCTCATTTGTTTTTGCCGGTTTATTGCAATATTACGTCGGAGTAAAATTAGGATGGCTGCCTGTTGCATTCTGGCGCGGACCTGAATACAGCATTTTGCCTACAATAGCTCTTGCTATGTTCCCAATTGCGATTGCTGCACGTTTTATGAGAACGGAAATGATCGATGTATTAAATTCTGATTACATTACACTTGCAAAAGCAAAAGGTGCAAGCTACTTTGAAATTGCTTTTAAACATGCCCTGCGAAATGCATTAATTCCAGTTGTAACGGTTTTAGGACCGCTGGCAGTAGGACTCATGACAGGATCACTTGTTATTGAGAAAATTTTCTCCGTTCCTGGACTTGGAGAACAATTTGTTAAGTCAATTACAGTGAACGACTACCCAGTCATCATGGGTACAACCCTTTTATTTGCTTTCCTATTTGTCTTAATTATTCTTGTTGTCGATATTTTATACGGCATCATTGACCCACGAATTCGTTTAGCGGGAGGTAAAAAATAA
- a CDS encoding peptide ABC transporter substrate-binding protein: MKKSKFSLLLVLSLVLSVFLTACYGGGNQGSSDGGDKDKDSKEESNVAQELKVLESSEIPSMDSVLAEDTISLSQLNNTNEGLYRIDENQEPVPGMADGEPEANEDGTEYTIKLREDAKWSNGDPVTANDFVFAWQRSLNPETGSAYGPYMMMGKIKNAEALYNGKAKPEDLGVKATDEKTLVITLEKPIPFFKSLMAFPTFYPQNQKFVEEQAANFGKKSENLVFNGPFTIQGWEGPADTEWTLEKNAEYWDAKNVSLEKIQFNVSKDPQAAANAFEAGEADVTPKLSTPAVIAQYEGDDRLLRWLEPTIFWLKLNQKNEALANVNIRKAIAMAFNKEDLTNEILNNGSIPANYAVPKEFVTHPESGEDFRESNGDLLTYNPEEAKKLWAKGLEEIGQKEVTLVYLGGDTETSKTVDSYMKDQLQNTLEGLKIDVQSVPFSVRLDRDKTMDYDIQAAGWGPDYLDPISFSDLWITDGGNNRMAYSNEKYDKLLKDAQTTLANDPAKRFEALQEAEKVVLEEDAGIAPMYQRASNLLINKNVEGFTYHLVGPEYSYKWIKITDAE, from the coding sequence ATGAAAAAGTCAAAATTTTCATTGCTTTTAGTTCTTTCGCTTGTTTTAAGCGTTTTCTTAACGGCTTGCTACGGCGGAGGCAATCAAGGTTCTTCTGACGGAGGAGACAAAGATAAAGACTCTAAAGAAGAATCAAATGTAGCACAGGAGCTTAAAGTTTTAGAATCATCTGAGATTCCATCTATGGACTCTGTACTAGCTGAAGATACAATCAGTTTATCTCAATTAAACAATACGAACGAGGGTTTATACCGTATTGATGAAAACCAAGAGCCAGTGCCTGGTATGGCTGACGGCGAGCCTGAAGCTAATGAAGACGGCACAGAATATACAATTAAATTAAGAGAAGATGCTAAATGGTCTAACGGTGACCCTGTTACAGCAAACGACTTCGTATTTGCTTGGCAGCGTTCTCTTAATCCTGAAACAGGATCTGCATATGGTCCATACATGATGATGGGTAAAATTAAAAATGCTGAAGCATTATATAATGGAAAAGCGAAACCAGAAGATTTAGGCGTTAAAGCTACTGATGAAAAAACATTGGTTATAACTCTCGAAAAACCAATTCCTTTCTTTAAATCATTAATGGCTTTCCCGACATTCTATCCTCAAAACCAAAAGTTTGTTGAAGAACAGGCTGCAAATTTCGGTAAAAAATCAGAAAATTTAGTGTTCAACGGACCTTTCACGATTCAAGGATGGGAAGGACCTGCTGATACTGAGTGGACTTTAGAGAAAAATGCTGAATACTGGGATGCAAAAAATGTAAGCCTTGAAAAAATTCAATTCAACGTTTCAAAAGATCCTCAAGCTGCAGCAAACGCATTTGAAGCTGGAGAAGCAGATGTGACTCCTAAACTTTCAACACCAGCAGTTATCGCACAATATGAAGGTGATGACCGCCTGTTAAGATGGTTAGAGCCTACAATTTTCTGGCTTAAATTAAATCAAAAGAACGAAGCTCTTGCAAACGTTAACATCCGTAAAGCAATTGCAATGGCTTTCAACAAAGAAGATTTAACAAATGAAATCTTAAACAATGGTTCTATTCCAGCAAACTATGCTGTACCTAAAGAATTCGTTACACACCCGGAAAGCGGTGAAGACTTCCGTGAAAGTAATGGAGACTTACTTACTTATAACCCAGAAGAAGCTAAAAAACTTTGGGCAAAAGGCTTAGAAGAGATTGGCCAAAAAGAAGTGACATTAGTCTACCTTGGCGGAGATACTGAAACGTCTAAAACAGTTGACTCTTACATGAAAGACCAGCTTCAAAACACTCTTGAAGGATTAAAGATTGATGTACAAAGTGTTCCTTTCAGTGTTCGTTTAGATCGTGACAAAACAATGGATTATGATATCCAGGCTGCAGGCTGGGGTCCTGACTATCTAGATCCAATTTCATTCTCAGATCTATGGATAACTGATGGCGGAAATAACAGAATGGCATACTCTAACGAAAAGTATGACAAATTATTAAAAGATGCTCAAACAACTTTAGCTAACGATCCAGCTAAACGTTTCGAAGCACTTCAAGAAGCTGAAAAAGTTGTATTAGAAGAAGATGCAGGTATCGCTCCGATGTATCAGCGTGCTTCTAACCTTCTTATCAACAAAAACGTTGAAGGTTTCACTTACCACCTTGTAGGACCTGAATACAGCTACAAGTGGATTAAAATCACTGACGCTGAGTAA